Proteins encoded within one genomic window of Phototrophicus methaneseepsis:
- the greA gene encoding transcription elongation factor GreA, producing MVEKVEYLTPEGKASLEKRLEYLINVRRPEVAERLKLALEDGGELIENNQYEEAKNEQAFVEAEVTRISQILRQAILIKETGGGDTIQIGSTVTVTEKGTKETEDYRLVGPAEANPRQGKISIESPLGRALMGKKVGDKVTIKAPDGDLTFVIKTIA from the coding sequence GTGGTGGAAAAAGTCGAGTATCTGACGCCTGAAGGTAAAGCGTCTCTAGAAAAAAGACTAGAATATCTGATTAATGTTCGTCGTCCTGAAGTCGCAGAGCGTCTTAAGTTGGCGTTGGAAGATGGCGGCGAGTTGATCGAGAATAATCAATACGAAGAAGCCAAGAACGAACAGGCTTTTGTGGAGGCTGAAGTTACGCGTATCAGCCAGATTTTGCGTCAAGCCATCCTGATTAAAGAGACAGGCGGCGGCGATACGATTCAGATCGGTTCAACTGTAACAGTGACCGAAAAAGGTACCAAAGAAACAGAAGATTATCGTCTGGTTGGCCCAGCGGAAGCAAACCCCCGCCAGGGTAAGATTTCCATCGAAAGCCCGCTTGGCCGTGCCCTGATGGGTAAGAAGGTGGGCGACAAAGTGACGATTAAAGCGCCCGATGGGGATTTGACCTTTGTGATCAAGACCATCGCCTGA
- a CDS encoding endonuclease III domain-containing protein: MKNLDVLQEKYRHIAPLLEETYGRKEFRPHDGMDELVSCILSQSTTDANRDRGFDALKARYPNWAEVHHAPTEELIDTIRPAGLANSKGPRIQAAVAQIYEERGEYNIDFLEALPEDDAKAWLQRLPGVGPKTAAIVLCFGYGKAAFPVDTHIHRVGKRLGFLPPKISADKAHPVMEAIVPPSEYYAFHLQMIYHGRKICKARNPQCERCPIAAYCDYYKSIVAEEVSS; encoded by the coding sequence AAATCTTGATGTACTGCAAGAAAAATATCGTCATATTGCCCCTTTGTTGGAAGAAACCTATGGGCGTAAAGAATTCCGGCCACATGATGGAATGGACGAACTTGTCAGTTGCATTCTCAGCCAGAGCACCACAGATGCCAACCGAGATCGTGGCTTTGACGCTTTAAAGGCCAGATACCCCAATTGGGCCGAAGTTCATCATGCCCCTACAGAAGAACTTATCGATACAATCCGGCCTGCTGGCCTTGCCAATAGCAAAGGGCCGCGCATCCAGGCGGCTGTCGCCCAAATTTACGAAGAACGCGGCGAATATAATATCGACTTCCTGGAAGCTCTCCCTGAAGATGACGCAAAGGCCTGGTTGCAAAGGCTGCCGGGTGTCGGGCCTAAGACAGCGGCTATTGTGCTCTGTTTTGGTTATGGCAAAGCAGCTTTTCCTGTGGATACGCATATCCATCGTGTGGGGAAGCGTTTGGGCTTTTTACCGCCCAAAATCAGTGCAGATAAAGCCCATCCTGTCATGGAAGCCATCGTGCCACCGTCGGAATATTACGCTTTTCATTTACAAATGATCTATCATGGGCGCAAAATATGTAAAGCTCGTAATCCACAGTGTGAGCGCTGCCCGATTGCAGCATACTGTGATTACTATAAATCCATAGTCGCCGAGGAAGTATCCTCATGA
- a CDS encoding sensor histidine kinase has translation MSRVSNSEIVGVRRLLRLLHARLRTHVDADYMQDLLKQIENTVESLIAAQHEQPEKSRFDMLYEVTKVLGTSLDLQTVLEQVMDVVIQLTGAEGGFLMLLSDDGVSQVQVARLYNRTNITPEERNYSRSIVRYALDKRESVLTSNATEDPRFAQEASIVKNALLSIMAVPLWARGNVIGVAYVQNQLVAGIFTQDDLEVLETVAAQAAIAIDNARLFSSTDQALSQRVVQLQELRRIDQRLSGMLDFDTAAHYLLEIACYCTDANRAFLGQKLLPEGPILQLAGYDMETGPLPNAKKINLSNRYPQLQEVWQFEYAAEFLEDGRMLLAVPVLREDRTISVILLQRDDGMSCTDEQRDMLERLVLRAAISLDNARLYSEVQAANQAKTDFVGIVAHDLKSPMSTILGSAELIGLHSGESGDDKVRSYAKRIINTVERMNALVSDLVDVSRIESGSFNIDNRPVDVHEVVKTVQETIIFDIQARKHTWVTNVASDIPKAWADFNRLVQVLTNLVSNAYKYTPNGGEISLSIVQQDDKLIFMVSDTGIGLSQDQIDNLGTKFWRAPTEFVRKQPGTGLGFGIARMIIEQMGSSISIESEVGKGSRFSFSVPIARLDHKEPGIINAKADLDKVSKRADASD, from the coding sequence ATGAGCCGCGTTAGCAATAGTGAAATTGTCGGCGTTCGTCGGCTGTTACGGTTGCTTCATGCACGTTTGCGCACCCATGTCGACGCTGATTATATGCAGGACCTGCTGAAGCAGATCGAAAACACCGTAGAGTCGCTCATTGCCGCCCAGCATGAACAACCGGAAAAATCGCGGTTTGACATGCTCTACGAAGTGACCAAAGTGCTGGGTACCTCCCTGGACTTGCAGACTGTCCTGGAGCAGGTGATGGATGTGGTCATCCAGTTAACGGGTGCTGAAGGTGGCTTTTTGATGCTGCTTTCAGATGATGGTGTCTCCCAAGTGCAGGTCGCACGTCTTTATAACCGGACCAATATCACACCTGAAGAGCGCAACTATAGCCGGTCGATTGTGCGTTATGCGTTGGATAAGCGCGAAAGCGTCCTGACCAGCAATGCCACAGAAGACCCACGCTTTGCCCAGGAAGCCAGCATCGTCAAGAATGCGCTGCTGAGCATTATGGCAGTGCCTTTGTGGGCACGTGGCAATGTGATTGGTGTTGCCTATGTCCAGAATCAATTGGTAGCGGGTATCTTCACGCAGGATGACCTGGAAGTTCTGGAAACTGTGGCTGCCCAGGCTGCTATTGCCATTGATAATGCCCGCTTGTTCAGCTCTACAGATCAAGCCTTATCACAGCGGGTTGTTCAGTTACAGGAACTGCGCCGCATAGATCAGAGGCTCAGCGGGATGCTGGACTTTGATACAGCAGCGCACTACCTGCTGGAAATTGCGTGTTACTGTACGGATGCAAACCGAGCATTCCTGGGTCAGAAGCTCTTGCCAGAGGGGCCTATTTTGCAACTTGCAGGCTATGATATGGAGACTGGGCCGCTGCCCAACGCCAAAAAGATCAACCTCAGTAACCGATACCCGCAGTTGCAAGAAGTATGGCAATTCGAGTATGCAGCGGAATTCCTGGAAGATGGCCGCATGCTGCTGGCTGTTCCTGTTTTGCGTGAGGACAGGACGATTTCTGTTATCTTGTTGCAGCGCGATGATGGCATGAGTTGTACTGATGAACAACGCGATATGCTGGAGCGCCTGGTGTTGCGTGCAGCTATCTCGTTGGATAACGCTCGCCTTTACTCAGAAGTGCAGGCAGCTAATCAGGCCAAGACAGATTTTGTTGGCATCGTCGCTCATGACCTGAAGTCGCCCATGAGTACCATTCTCGGCAGTGCGGAACTCATCGGCCTGCACAGTGGTGAATCCGGTGATGACAAGGTCAGATCCTATGCGAAGCGTATCATCAATACGGTTGAACGCATGAATGCGCTCGTCTCTGATCTTGTCGATGTCAGCCGTATCGAAAGCGGCAGCTTCAACATTGATAATCGCCCGGTTGATGTGCATGAAGTTGTTAAGACCGTCCAGGAAACGATCATTTTTGATATACAGGCTCGTAAGCATACCTGGGTGACAAATGTGGCCTCTGATATCCCCAAGGCCTGGGCAGATTTTAATCGTTTGGTGCAGGTACTGACGAACCTCGTCAGCAATGCTTATAAATACACACCAAATGGTGGCGAAATTAGCCTCAGCATCGTGCAGCAGGACGATAAATTGATCTTCATGGTAAGTGATACGGGGATTGGCCTTTCTCAGGATCAGATTGATAACCTGGGGACGAAATTCTGGCGTGCTCCTACTGAATTTGTGCGCAAGCAGCCGGGGACGGGGCTTGGTTTTGGCATTGCTCGTATGATCATTGAGCAAATGGGTAGTTCTATCAGCATTGAGAGTGAAGTTGGCAAGGGCAGCCGCTTTAGCTTTTCTGTGCCTATTGCCAGGTTAGATCATAAGGAACCCGGCATTATTAACGCCAAGGCTGATCTTGATAAGGTATCGAAGCGGGCAGATGCCAGTGATTAG
- the serS gene encoding serine--tRNA ligase, giving the protein MLDIARIRQDPEWVKQQIRNLNDEPAAARVDTILELDERRRELIQQRDDLQASRNKLNKNFGRLRGGKGLEEAVIIGRAAAATAAIEIGDYDRADVVVTGQADAELPTAEVTKDDALNALMDALRDMGNRHGELDEEVKQIDAELEENMLWLPNLPHESVKVGMSDEENIIWQPEGEMPEFDFVPLPHWELGPQLGILDFEAGVKLAGSRFYVLKGWGPRLQRALISFYLDMAREKGFTELYVPYMVKEEMLYGSAQFPKFRDVVYYDQDADMYMLPTAEVAITNLHRDEILNEADLPLYYVAHTPCFRREKAAAGRDTRGIKRGHQFEKVEMYKFTTPEKSYEELESLTEAAMDVARKLGLPCRRIEQVTGDLGFSASKKYDVEVWAAGCEEWLEVSSCSNTEDFQARRAKIRYYPEGEKKAQFVHTLNGSGLAVPRVLIAVMENNQQADGSFIVPEALRPYLGGVERIGPEA; this is encoded by the coding sequence ATGCTGGATATTGCTCGGATACGCCAGGACCCGGAATGGGTCAAACAGCAAATCCGTAATCTGAATGACGAACCTGCTGCTGCTCGCGTGGATACGATCCTCGAATTGGACGAGCGACGCCGTGAATTGATCCAACAGCGTGATGATTTGCAAGCCAGCCGTAACAAGCTCAACAAGAACTTTGGGCGCTTACGCGGTGGCAAAGGCCTTGAGGAAGCGGTCATCATCGGGCGGGCGGCTGCGGCGACAGCCGCCATTGAAATCGGCGATTATGATCGTGCCGATGTTGTCGTCACGGGCCAGGCAGATGCCGAACTGCCCACTGCTGAGGTTACCAAGGATGATGCTCTGAATGCCTTGATGGATGCCCTGCGCGATATGGGCAACCGTCACGGTGAGCTAGACGAAGAAGTCAAGCAGATTGATGCTGAGCTGGAAGAGAATATGCTCTGGCTGCCCAATTTGCCCCATGAGAGCGTCAAGGTGGGCATGAGCGACGAAGAGAATATCATCTGGCAGCCAGAAGGCGAGATGCCGGAATTCGACTTTGTGCCGCTACCACACTGGGAATTGGGTCCTCAGCTCGGCATCCTGGATTTTGAAGCGGGTGTTAAGCTGGCTGGTTCGCGCTTCTATGTCCTCAAGGGATGGGGTCCGCGCTTACAGCGGGCGCTCATCAGCTTCTACCTGGATATGGCCCGCGAGAAAGGCTTTACTGAGCTTTATGTTCCTTACATGGTGAAGGAAGAAATGCTCTACGGCTCGGCACAATTCCCCAAGTTCCGCGATGTGGTCTATTACGACCAGGATGCGGATATGTACATGCTGCCAACGGCTGAAGTGGCTATTACCAACCTGCACCGTGACGAAATCCTCAACGAAGCTGACCTGCCTCTGTACTATGTTGCGCATACGCCATGCTTCCGTCGGGAGAAGGCGGCAGCGGGGCGCGATACGCGCGGCATCAAGCGCGGCCACCAGTTCGAGAAGGTGGAGATGTACAAGTTCACCACGCCTGAAAAGAGCTACGAAGAACTGGAATCCCTCACAGAAGCGGCTATGGATGTGGCTCGTAAGCTGGGCCTGCCTTGCCGCCGCATCGAGCAGGTGACGGGTGACCTGGGCTTTAGCGCGTCGAAGAAATACGATGTTGAAGTGTGGGCTGCTGGCTGCGAGGAATGGCTGGAAGTGAGCTCGTGCTCGAATACGGAAGACTTCCAGGCGCGTCGGGCCAAGATTCGCTACTATCCTGAAGGCGAAAAGAAGGCTCAGTTCGTGCATACGCTGAACGGCTCCGGCTTAGCGGTGCCGCGTGTGCTGATCGCCGTTATGGAGAATAACCAGCAGGCTGATGGGAGCTTCATCGTACCGGAGGCGCTGCGGCCTTACCTGGGTGGGGTTGAGCGCATCGGCCCTGAAGCATAG
- a CDS encoding sensor histidine kinase, whose translation MPDETALQQAQDQLNALLEAARSGQIIPVRLPGQIETIAELLKSAQKEHAQALDEAASKAGPADMDAYMQDEAYFVGHAVHELRTPMTSIRGYTDMLGSMGELNDMQKQFMGVIKTNIKRMEGLLADVSYMNKIRKDTLKIEKKMDLFKNIAMRVEKNMETVAEELGRTLIFETPDGLPLLMTDGDMLALAIGKFVENGLRYYEGDEGKVTVSASADGNTLVIKITDNGIGISEDDLAQLGTIYFRADHDVVRQYKGSGLGIPIAYGLVKKLGGTYDVMSTVDEGTTFTIRLEGMS comes from the coding sequence ATGCCGGATGAGACTGCATTACAACAAGCTCAGGACCAACTGAATGCCCTGTTGGAGGCCGCACGCAGCGGGCAGATTATTCCGGTTCGATTACCTGGCCAGATTGAGACCATCGCTGAATTGCTGAAATCTGCCCAAAAAGAACATGCCCAGGCGCTGGACGAAGCCGCAAGCAAAGCTGGCCCGGCAGATATGGACGCTTATATGCAGGATGAGGCCTATTTTGTAGGGCATGCTGTTCACGAGCTGCGCACGCCAATGACGAGTATTCGTGGTTATACCGATATGCTCGGTAGCATGGGCGAGTTGAATGATATGCAGAAGCAGTTTATGGGCGTTATCAAGACCAATATTAAGCGTATGGAAGGGTTGTTGGCAGACGTTAGCTATATGAACAAAATCCGCAAAGACACGCTCAAAATCGAGAAGAAGATGGATTTGTTCAAGAATATCGCGATGCGTGTCGAGAAGAATATGGAGACTGTCGCTGAAGAGCTAGGCCGCACGCTCATCTTTGAAACGCCGGATGGCTTGCCATTGTTGATGACCGATGGTGATATGCTGGCGCTGGCGATTGGTAAATTTGTGGAAAATGGCCTGCGTTATTACGAGGGTGACGAGGGTAAAGTAACGGTCTCTGCTTCTGCGGATGGGAACACGCTGGTGATCAAGATTACCGATAACGGGATTGGTATTTCTGAAGACGACTTAGCCCAACTGGGCACCATTTACTTCCGTGCTGATCATGACGTTGTGCGGCAGTATAAAGGCAGTGGCCTGGGCATCCCGATTGCGTATGGGTTAGTCAAAAAGTTGGGGGGCACATACGACGTGATGAGCACAGTGGACGAAGGAACCACCTTCACAATCCGCTTAGAGGGCATGTCGTAA
- a CDS encoding M24 family metallopeptidase, which translates to MTMNHPTPMKIMPLEALADTILPLREQMALRNRWLKKRLDTLLPDLMARAGLDMWLVIAREYNEDPVIMSLLPEPAMSARRRTMLLFYRRDDGTVERLNLSRYAHEGYYESAWDPDKDADQYACLARVIEERNPATIGLNHAPLFAFGDGLSYGEYTRLAEALGPELIARTQSAQAMSVGWLEARIPEEMAVYPHLTAIGHSIIATAFSRRVITPGATELDDVRWWMRETMQSLGLKAWFHPSFDLQAPGENYDKEENKRQLILPGDLLWVDMGFTYLGLNTDQQQHGYVLRADETTAPDYLTALLKHGNRLQDIHMEEMAVGRTGNDVLHSALDRAKGEGINPQVYSHPLGYHGHAAGPTIGLWDHQEGVPGNGDYALYNNTCYSIELNVRGDVAEWDGQEVRIMLEEDAALYDGGMHWIDGRQTDYYLL; encoded by the coding sequence ATGACAATGAATCATCCAACTCCTATGAAGATTATGCCATTAGAAGCACTGGCTGATACAATTCTGCCTCTGCGCGAACAAATGGCCCTGCGCAATCGCTGGCTCAAAAAACGGCTCGATACGCTGTTACCGGACCTGATGGCGCGCGCTGGCCTGGATATGTGGCTGGTTATCGCACGCGAATACAACGAAGACCCGGTCATCATGTCGCTGCTGCCAGAACCAGCTATGAGCGCCCGCAGACGTACAATGCTGCTGTTCTATCGCCGTGACGATGGCACTGTGGAGCGTCTTAACCTCAGCCGTTACGCTCATGAAGGATACTATGAATCCGCCTGGGACCCTGACAAAGACGCTGACCAATATGCATGTCTCGCGCGCGTCATCGAAGAACGCAACCCGGCGACCATTGGCCTGAACCACGCGCCGCTCTTTGCATTTGGGGATGGCCTCAGCTACGGGGAATATACCCGCCTTGCAGAAGCACTCGGCCCGGAATTGATCGCTCGCACACAGAGCGCCCAGGCAATGAGTGTCGGCTGGCTGGAAGCCCGCATCCCTGAAGAAATGGCCGTCTATCCTCATCTGACGGCTATCGGTCACAGCATCATCGCAACAGCTTTCTCGCGTCGCGTCATCACCCCCGGAGCCACTGAATTAGACGACGTCCGCTGGTGGATGCGAGAAACCATGCAAAGCCTAGGCCTGAAAGCCTGGTTCCATCCGAGCTTCGACTTACAAGCCCCCGGCGAAAACTATGATAAAGAAGAAAACAAACGCCAGCTCATCCTGCCTGGGGATCTGCTCTGGGTTGATATGGGCTTTACCTATCTGGGATTGAACACGGACCAGCAGCAGCATGGGTATGTCCTGCGTGCCGATGAAACCACTGCACCGGACTATCTGACGGCCCTGCTCAAACATGGCAATCGCTTGCAAGATATCCATATGGAAGAAATGGCCGTTGGGCGCACAGGTAACGATGTCTTGCACAGCGCATTGGACCGCGCCAAGGGTGAAGGCATCAACCCACAGGTCTACAGCCACCCTCTCGGCTATCATGGTCATGCAGCCGGGCCGACCATCGGCCTATGGGATCATCAGGAAGGCGTCCCTGGCAATGGTGACTACGCCCTCTATAACAATACCTGCTACAGCATCGAACTGAACGTACGCGGGGATGTTGCTGAATGGGATGGGCAGGAGGTGCGCATCATGTTGGAAGAAGACGCGGCCCTTTATGACGGCGGCATGCACTGGATTGATGGCCGCCAGACAGACTATTATCTGCTATAG
- the lysS gene encoding lysine--tRNA ligase, which produces MWQPNKLEQERLDKAQRLRELGIELYPRRVERSHTLGEAIALAEETENGLDAEAAEAALANVEVTVTGRIRRVNVKGGVSFMHIEDESGRLQLFLRRNDMPEDQYALVKDKLIEVDDFIQAHGYLMRTRAGELSVKVGDFRLLSKAVSPLPVIKKQVQDDGTVIEHGEFSDVELRYRQRYADLAVNEDVRDVFRKRFQTLRAMRDFMEAEGFLEVETPVLQPIYGGAAARPFVTHHNQLGEDLFLRISFELYLKRLLVGGYDAVYEIGRDFRNEGVSWKHNPEFTMMEFYKAYTDYRGVMDITERMVAYIAEQVTGSTTITFNGHEINLAPPWKRMTIREAVQEHLGIDYMDYPDAESLAVMLQERFGAQIKPGETWGRMVVEHLLGDYVEKDLIQPTFIMDYPKDVSPFAKDTGDSLHVERFEFFIAAMEMGNSFTELNDPLVQQERFEQMAALYGTGDDDETPLDEDYLRAMRYGMPPNGGFGMGVDRLVMLLTDQHTIRDVLLYPHMRQLTDGQA; this is translated from the coding sequence ATGTGGCAGCCCAATAAGCTGGAACAAGAACGCCTGGATAAAGCTCAGCGCCTGCGTGAACTGGGCATTGAACTGTATCCACGGCGTGTTGAACGCTCGCATACCCTTGGCGAAGCCATCGCCCTTGCAGAAGAAACAGAAAACGGCCTGGATGCCGAAGCCGCAGAAGCCGCCCTGGCAAATGTCGAAGTGACGGTGACGGGGCGTATTCGCCGTGTTAACGTCAAAGGCGGCGTGAGCTTTATGCATATCGAAGATGAAAGCGGTCGTTTGCAGCTCTTCCTGCGGCGCAACGATATGCCGGAAGATCAATACGCGCTCGTCAAGGATAAGCTCATCGAGGTTGATGATTTTATCCAGGCACATGGCTACCTGATGCGTACTCGCGCCGGAGAACTGAGCGTTAAGGTCGGTGACTTCCGCCTGCTGAGTAAGGCCGTTAGCCCGCTGCCCGTCATCAAGAAGCAGGTTCAGGACGATGGCACAGTCATTGAGCATGGCGAGTTTAGCGATGTTGAACTGCGCTATCGCCAGCGTTATGCAGACCTTGCTGTCAATGAAGATGTGCGCGATGTGTTCCGCAAGCGGTTCCAGACATTACGTGCTATGCGCGACTTCATGGAAGCAGAGGGCTTCTTGGAAGTCGAAACACCGGTATTGCAGCCGATCTACGGCGGCGCGGCGGCGCGGCCTTTCGTGACACATCACAACCAGTTGGGCGAAGACCTCTTCCTGCGCATCAGCTTTGAGTTGTACCTCAAGCGGCTGCTCGTTGGCGGCTATGATGCTGTCTATGAGATTGGGCGCGACTTCCGCAACGAAGGCGTAAGCTGGAAGCACAACCCTGAATTCACGATGATGGAGTTCTATAAGGCGTATACCGATTATCGTGGCGTGATGGATATCACTGAGCGTATGGTTGCCTATATTGCGGAGCAAGTCACAGGCAGCACGACAATTACGTTCAATGGGCATGAGATTAACCTTGCGCCACCCTGGAAGCGCATGACGATCCGTGAGGCTGTGCAGGAGCACCTGGGTATCGACTATATGGATTACCCGGATGCGGAGTCGCTCGCTGTGATGCTGCAAGAGCGCTTCGGTGCGCAAATCAAGCCAGGGGAGACCTGGGGCCGCATGGTGGTGGAACACCTGCTGGGGGATTATGTCGAGAAAGATCTCATCCAGCCGACCTTCATCATGGATTATCCAAAGGATGTCTCGCCTTTCGCTAAAGATACTGGTGATAGCCTGCATGTAGAGCGCTTTGAGTTCTTCATCGCTGCTATGGAGATGGGCAATTCGTTCACTGAATTGAACGATCCGCTGGTGCAGCAAGAGCGCTTCGAGCAGATGGCGGCTTTGTATGGGACGGGTGACGATGACGAAACGCCCCTCGATGAAGATTACTTGCGAGCCATGCGTTACGGTATGCCGCCGAACGGGGGCTTTGGCATGGGGGTTGATCGCCTGGTGATGCTCTTGACGGACCAGCATACGATTCGTGACGTGCTGCTTTACCCGCATATGCGCCAGCTCACAGATGGTCAAGCTTAG
- a CDS encoding PIG-L deacetylase family protein: MKLFLSPHFDDAAYSCGGTIYTLNKGDQSVRVVTVMAGELPDPLPHTPIVEDLHQRWQAGYDPIVTRKREDEAAMRALGGVSFRYLPIGDCVYRTDNGVALYPTEESLWDNVHPHDPAVARLAETPLYALTQTTDLLGMEIYAPMGVGAHVDHLIVRQWAYRLADANPQAKLYFYADYPYIRDSAAIDKALVHHRQLVPELFSFSESAMNAKIAAMRCYRSQVSTFWPDEEAIDADARSTFTYEGQFAERYWHYIPV; encoded by the coding sequence TTGAAGCTATTTTTGTCTCCGCATTTTGATGATGCAGCATACAGTTGCGGCGGCACCATCTATACGCTGAATAAAGGCGATCAATCCGTCCGTGTTGTCACCGTTATGGCAGGGGAATTGCCGGATCCCTTACCGCATACGCCCATCGTTGAGGATTTGCATCAGCGTTGGCAGGCTGGTTACGACCCTATTGTGACGCGTAAACGGGAAGATGAAGCCGCTATGCGTGCTTTAGGCGGTGTGTCCTTCCGCTATTTGCCCATAGGTGATTGTGTTTATCGCACGGATAATGGCGTTGCCCTGTACCCGACTGAAGAATCCCTGTGGGATAACGTTCATCCTCATGACCCGGCAGTGGCACGATTGGCTGAAACGCCGCTCTATGCACTGACCCAGACGACTGATCTGCTAGGCATGGAAATTTATGCTCCTATGGGCGTTGGTGCACACGTGGATCACCTCATTGTGCGTCAATGGGCTTATCGGTTGGCGGATGCTAACCCACAGGCAAAGCTCTATTTTTATGCAGATTATCCCTATATCCGTGATAGCGCGGCCATTGATAAAGCCCTGGTGCATCATCGCCAACTGGTGCCGGAGCTTTTCTCATTTAGCGAATCTGCGATGAATGCGAAGATTGCAGCAATGCGTTGCTATCGTTCTCAGGTGAGCACCTTCTGGCCGGATGAAGAAGCTATAGATGCGGATGCTCGTTCAACCTTCACTTACGAAGGCCAATTCGCAGAGCGTTACTGGCACTATATCCCGGTTTAA
- a CDS encoding sensor histidine kinase produces MADVLDLQLVLDGIGHAVLIFAADGRLILHNRAAGTLLGNDLRVIRSEGWPLAEALFDTGIVEDENKLAAVRKRMLQAVEPQRFHIFRSGEYIPCWASSVVGADGSIYTMLTLDVADWGAVGQVLGRFRDEMRESVSTTIGHIDLIQRTLSQHAENGDGAEARIARRIGGFTRLIANHMSRADRFMMLLERLESLRTGEIRQIIRQDRRKIDFIDFMEDFMEALYETRLLDPETENQADYLARIELELPDELVIKGVPRYVRYALQELLRNAIMYSLAGTPIRVRARTRQTTAQIEVIDEGYGIRESEWLRVFNPFERARQPQIISEFGYGLCLYLCKHEIEAMNGQLWFTSEENVGTTFCINLPLWSSSSSYSSDNEP; encoded by the coding sequence ATGGCGGATGTTTTAGATTTACAACTCGTGTTAGATGGTATAGGCCATGCGGTCTTGATCTTTGCTGCTGATGGACGGCTGATTTTGCATAATCGTGCGGCTGGGACGCTACTCGGCAATGATTTGCGCGTCATCCGCAGCGAAGGCTGGCCCCTGGCAGAAGCCCTGTTTGATACGGGTATCGTCGAAGATGAAAATAAGCTCGCTGCTGTTCGTAAGCGGATGCTGCAAGCGGTTGAGCCGCAGCGCTTCCACATTTTTCGCTCAGGTGAATATATTCCATGTTGGGCGTCCAGCGTGGTTGGCGCGGATGGCAGTATCTACACTATGCTGACGCTTGATGTGGCTGATTGGGGTGCTGTCGGCCAGGTATTGGGCCGCTTTCGCGATGAAATGCGCGAATCGGTCAGCACGACCATCGGCCATATTGACCTGATCCAGCGGACGCTCTCCCAACATGCTGAAAATGGCGATGGAGCAGAGGCACGAATTGCACGCCGTATCGGCGGCTTTACGCGCCTGATCGCTAACCATATGAGCCGTGCAGATCGTTTTATGATGCTGCTGGAACGTCTGGAATCATTGCGAACGGGCGAGATTCGCCAGATTATCCGGCAAGATCGGCGTAAGATTGATTTTATCGACTTCATGGAAGACTTCATGGAGGCGCTCTACGAAACACGCCTGCTGGACCCTGAGACGGAAAATCAGGCGGATTACCTGGCGCGTATAGAGCTTGAACTACCCGATGAATTGGTGATCAAAGGGGTGCCGCGCTATGTGCGTTATGCCTTGCAGGAGCTCTTACGCAATGCTATCATGTATAGCCTAGCCGGAACACCCATTCGTGTGCGGGCACGGACGCGCCAGACCACAGCCCAGATCGAAGTCATTGACGAAGGCTATGGTATCCGCGAAAGTGAATGGCTGCGTGTCTTCAATCCTTTTGAACGAGCACGCCAACCGCAAATTATCAGCGAATTTGGCTATGGGCTTTGTCTGTATTTGTGTAAGCATGAAATAGAAGCCATGAACGGGCAACTGTGGTTTACATCTGAGGAAAATGTGGGCACCACCTTCTGCATCAATTTGCCGTTGTGGTCCTCTTCATCCTCTTATAGTTCTGATAACGAACCGTAA